The following coding sequences lie in one Amblyraja radiata isolate CabotCenter1 chromosome 20, sAmbRad1.1.pri, whole genome shotgun sequence genomic window:
- the mdk gene encoding midkine isoform X2: MQPRVLFSLVFMLMLVLMTGSLDAGRTKKEKGKKSNSACKEWEWGACEPASGDCGTGLREGTCKENDDTKTVKCKVPCNWKKQFGSDCKYKFGNWGECDTETGLKTRNGTLKKALFNAECEQSVKVTKSCDKSKTKSKGKKGRKAM; encoded by the exons ATGCAGCCCCGTGTCCTTTTCTCGCTGGTCTTCATGCTGATGCTCGTCCTGATGACAGGAAGCTTGGATGCTGGAAGGACCAAGAAAG AGAAAGGAAAGAAATCCAACTCTGCCTGCAAGGAGTGGGAGTGGGGAGCGTGCGAGCCAGCATCAGGTGACTGTGGCACTGGCCTGCGTGAGGGAACCTGCAAGGAGAACGATGACACCAAGACTGTGAAGTGCAAGGTGCCCTGTAACTGGAAGAAACAATTTGGAA GTGACTGCAAGTACAAGTTTGGAAACTGGGGAGAATGTGACACCGAGACTGGCCTCAAGACTCGCAATGGCACTCTAAAGAAGGCTCTGTTCAACGCGGAGTGTGAGCAGTCGGTGAAGGTCACAAAGTCCTGTGATAAGTCCAAGACAAAATCAAAAG GTAAGAAGGGAAGGAAGGCGATGTGA